A window of Argopecten irradians isolate NY chromosome 1, Ai_NY, whole genome shotgun sequence contains these coding sequences:
- the LOC138325306 gene encoding uncharacterized protein, giving the protein MAKPKAQLGLDTEYDALRRRMSRIRVKEGQKPTADDMDIVEEEEDENFKDLIKFWKKHNVGFAKEMMKMVESNKAKKTTKARGRRKSIEFEDLDQTSSGELRLPVHMSSKPSKIPEEEHDENNDDVPSIRRPRKALSQKQRSFTSYRTTSRSNLDTGSPRTDGQAKKHVFRRAESENLTSKLPSNTKAIRERIASESSSSTRTGSAKTVKKK; this is encoded by the exons ATGGCGAAACCAAAGGCCCAGTTAGGATTAGATACAGAGTATGATGCCCTCAGACGACGGATGAGTCGTATTCGAGTTAAGGAAGGACAGAAACCAACAGCAGACG ACATGGATATAGTTGAAGAGGAGGAAGATGAAAATTTCAAAGATCTCATCAAATTCTGGAAGAAGCACAATGTTGGTTTCGCCAAGGAAATGATGAagatggtagaatcaaataaag CTAAAAAGACAACAAAAGCGAGAGGCAGAAGAAAGTCTATAGAGTTTGAGGACTTGGACCAGACATCGTCTGGTGAGTTAAGACTTCCTGTACACATGTCATCGAAACCAAGTAAAATACCAGAGGAGGAACATGACGAGAATAACGACGACGTCCCCTCGATCAGACGACCACGCAAGGCGTTGTCTCAGAAACAGCGCAGTTTCACGTCTTATCGGACCACCTCTAGATCCAACTTAGACACAGGATCTCCACGGACTGATGGACAGGCAAAGAAACATGTGTTCCGAAGGGCAGAGTCTGAGAATTTAACATCAAAGTTACCTTCCAATACTAAAGCTATCCGTGAAAGGATCGCTTCGGAGTCGTCTAGTAGTACAAGAACTGGATCAGCAAAAACTGTCAAAAAGAAATAG
- the LOC138325315 gene encoding LOW QUALITY PROTEIN: uncharacterized protein (The sequence of the model RefSeq protein was modified relative to this genomic sequence to represent the inferred CDS: deleted 1 base in 1 codon): MPWVNELLCRIQYQDHTGVKRLLQSGTSPNRACVDNRAPLLVAIDNSDLDMVKLLIDHGADVNVTDSEGESALHYATQDTVEYEVMEVLLKAGADVNCLNMWSRTALHYVCYGGDLNKIELLVKIPQIRVDIHDEDGNTCLHALMTYEEGEFDDTEFWRRGFDLLIDAGVDINTANRTGKTALHMATEHKTSLPGAILSTLLDISKDLKPKLTDADGKTFLHLFIDGFSEDSVLCKLLNNEFKAFKDWSPTYIKDIINMEDRNGLTPFLIFLFSSSHVDVNILQRFVRAGADVKKTNSLGRTPLHRKMMAELSGNRHHVCKILLDGGANTNTQDYFGMTPLFWARTEKQVSIMCGAGADVSLKDKFGRNALMSVMLQGQLGAVELLIRKGCCVDSVDAYGSTALHYAVWMDDAKMLKTLLDVGGNPSIADSENRTPNELALMLQHTEISTTLDIYDMKTFDKDTKGKEVEIIYERVSNSSKAHWLGNNLTINHEDVVKSGKCSDLLEIHGYNGNELPQHLLNKPGSGKLYNHPETREVIDSVKRIVEQMSKRISQCDPRFKNSIIPMGSAREGTKTGYPDEFDFVCCLSEFLEYCNIRSDNGPKSEDFVALKLRDNSNLPSQMKVFFDKNGSLKSYDIRMELFKLIWDILKEKDMWQDANVLFEGDDMRNGYDHIPVLNFQIVWIGSVFKGLKISIDFVPAIRVDRTLIDIPTRDECTSTQVKNAVEAGFFMLLHPPDFMVPQTRDVFKVEDNVFSRRESIYDEELEVIMKNRLRVSCAPMEVSFLESLPLVVRESYVLAKIIKCECPKVKFNEEFFSELYERDPVEIRRHEDVHFTGGEYSAYAAIMAMCNETPGSDTESKMHLHSTENTKMEGETESLDYSKQSNISGEDVDSVGMGSYNVDISLDDIPSGDTEIAEESDQGYEANNDITSYMLKNVLFHLVGQHPELCANDFGRDLAGEERLNTTVDLTIKIFELLKSMSKTGELPVYFLPQQNIFKFAFEFRKPMDEEEMRRQINSDGNKRDVFLSLMLSILKAS; encoded by the exons ATGCCTTGGGTGAATGAATTGCTCTGCCGGATACAATACCAAGATCACACAGGAGTGAAACGTCTTCTTCAATCTGGTACATCACCAAATAGAGCATGCGTAGACAACCGTGCACCCCTGCTTGTGGCGATAGACAACAGCGATCTGGATATGGTGAAACTGCTGATTGATCACGGCGCGGACGTGAATGTGACAGATAGTGAAGGAGAAAGTGCCCTTCACTATGCCACTCAGGATACGGTGGAATATGAGGTAATGGAGGTACTACTGAAGGCTGGGGCTGATGTTAACTGCTTAAATATGTGGTCCAGAACGGCGCTACATTACGTGTGTTATGGGGGAGATCTGAACAAGATAGAACTTCTTGTGAAAATACCACAAATTCGTGTAGATATACATGATGAAGATGGAAACACGTGTTTACATGCTTTGATGACATATGAAGAAGGCGAATTTGATGACACAGAATTCTGGAGAAGAGGATTTGATCTTCTCATTGACGCTGGCGTGGATATAAACACCGCCAACCGAACTGGAAAAACAGCTTTGCATATGGCAACTGAACACAAAACTAGTCTGCCAGGCGCAATATTATCAACACTGTTAGATATCAGTAAGGATTTGAAACCTAAGCTTACAGATGCTGACGGAAAGACTTTCTTACATCTGTTCATTGACGGATTTAGCGAAGACAGTGTTTTGTGCAAACTGCTCAACAACGAATTCAAAGCATTTAAGGATTGGAGTCCAACTTATATCAAGGATATCATTAATATGGAAGACAGAAATGGACTTACGCCCTTTCtgatttttctattttcatccAGCCATGTCGATGTGAATATTCTGCAACGCTTTGTTCGTGCTGGTGCAGATGTCAAAAAAACAAATAGTTTGGGAAGAACGCCTCTTCATCGGAAAATGATGGCAGAACTCAGTGGAAATCGCCACCATGTGTGCAAAATACTACTTGATGGAGGTGCCAACACAAATACCCAAGATTACTTCGGTATGACTCCATTATTCTGGGCTAGAACAGAGAAGCAGGTTTCTATTATGTGTGGTGCTGGTGCTGATGTATCTCTCAAAGACAAGTTTGGACGCAATGCCTTGATGAGTGTAATGTTGCAAGGTCAGCTTGGTGCAGTAGAGTTGTTGATACGCAAAGGGTGCTGTGTCGATAGCGTTGATGCTTACGGATCTACGGCACTACATTATGCAGTTTGGATGGATGACGCCAAAATGCTAAAAACTTTATTAGACGTCGGTGGAAATCCTTCGATTGCAGACAGCGAAAATCGAACTCCGAATGAACTGGCTCTTATGTTACAACATACTGAAATATCTACTACTCTAGATATATATGACATGAAAACATTCGACAAAGATACGAAAGGAAAGGAAGTAGAAATCATATACGAAAGAGTCAGTAACTCTTCAAAAGCGCACTGGCTCGGGAATAACCTCACAATTAACCACGAAGATGTTGTAAAATCTGGAAAATGCAGTGATCTTTTGGAAATACACGGATACAATGGCAATGAGTTGCCACAGCATCTTCTCAATAAGCCCGGGTCTGGAAAGCTCTATAACCACCCTGAAACTAGAGAGGTTATAGATAGTGTCAAACGGATTGTAGAACAA ATGTCCAAACGTATTTCACAATGTGATCCAAGATTCAAAAATTCGATCATCCCCATGGGAAGTGCGAGAGAAGGCACCAAGACAGGATATCCAGACGAATTTGATTTTGTATGCTGTCTTTCCGAGTTTCTAGAATATTGTAATATCCGGAGTGACAACGGACCGAAAAGTGAAGACTTTGTTGCTTTGAAACTCAGAGATAACTCCAATTTACCCTCTCAAATGAAAGTATTCTTTGACAAAAACGGTTCCCTTAAGTCTTACGATATCCGGATGGAACTTTTCAAGCTTATATGGGACATATTGAAAGAGAAAGACATGTGGCAGGATGCAAACGTTCTTTTTGAAGGCGATGATATGCGGAATGGGTATGATCACATACCCGTTCTAAATTTCCAAATTGTGTGGATTGGCAGCGTTTTTAAAGGTCTCAAAATAAGTATAGACTTTGTTCCAGCGATACGTGTAGACAGAACTTTGATTGACATTCCCACAAGAGACGAGTGCACAAGTACACAAGTAAAGAACGCCGTTGAAGCAGGGTTTTTCATGTTGTTGCATCCTCCAGATTTCATGGTTCCACAGACCAGAGACGTCTTTAAAGTGGAGGATAATGTGTTCTCTAGAAGAGAATCTATCTACGACGAGGAACTGGAGGTTATTATGAAGAACCGCCTCCGTGTATCTTGTGCGCCAATGGAAGTATCCTTCCTAGAATCTTTGCCGCTCGTAGTGAGAGAAAGTTATGTGTTAGCTAAAATAATCAAATGTGAATGCCCAAAGGTGAAGTTCAATGAAGAATTCTTCTCAGAACTGTATGAAAGAGATCCAGTGGAAATACGGCGACATGAAGATGTCCATTTTACAGGAGGAGAATATAGTGCATATGCTGCTATAATGGCAATGTGTAATGAGACGCCCGGCAGTGATACGGAAAGCAAGATGCATCTGCATAGCACTGAGAATACCAAGATGGAAGGTGAGACGGAGTCTCTGGATTACTCCAAGCAGTCAAACATTTCGGGTGAAGATGTGGATAGTGTTGGAATGGGATCGTACAATGTGGATATATCATTAGATGATATTCCTTCAGGTGATACAGAAATCGCAGAGGAAAGTGACCAAGGATATGAGGcaaataatgatataacaaGCTATATGctgaaaaatgttttgtttcatttggTTGGACAGCACCCAGAGCTGTGTGCCAATGATTTTGGTAGAGATTTAGCAGGTGAAGAACGCTTAAATACCACTGTTGATCTGACCATCAAAATATTTGAACTTCTGAAAAGCATGAGTAAAACGGGCGAATTACCGGTGTATTTTCTCCCACagcaaaacatttttaaattcgCATTCGAGTTTCGAAAGCCGATGGACGAGGAGGAAATGAGAAGGCAAATCAATTCCGACGGAAACAAAAGGGATGTATTCTTGAGCTTGATGTTGTCGATTTTGAAGGCATCATGA